tttatcatgaagaagaaaagagtgtGGAACATGAATACTGAAACAGTTATCAGCTCATTGCAATTGATTCGGGACTATTGATCACTAGCGACCACCTTCTCCACGTCCACTTTTAGGTCATTTTCCTACTTGGAACTACGAAAGAAATAAAGGCATGAATCGTTGTTATCTGCCACACCCGACTGGCATTCTTACCCTCTCCAGTTCTACATTGGCactataaaatcaaaaacatttttcagctGTGTGGTGATGGTGTGTGTGGTTTAAGGTGGTAGAGACAAACCTACCCAACTAAAACCAAAACattcataagaaaaaatatttcgcaTGGTTCCACATAATATCACATTTCACATTACACGTACAACGATGCAAGACATTCGTTAACTGCTATCAACGGTATTTGCAACGATATCGTCTTTTTTCCCGTCCTCAACATCCATATAGTCAGCCTGAAAATTTCACTATTGTGCTGTTATATGCAGTAATTGATTCTGACATGTCCaaggaaaaactgaaagacAAAATCTTGTGCTGTGAGCTGAAAGAAAGCGATATAAAGCCcaaaagataaaattttgCAACTGCTTGATGTGAcatattcgaagaaaattgtttatgaaaaaaaaaacaactatcaACTACCACTTTGCTCATTTCAATTCTTATCTGTTAATTAACTGAATTAGGTTCATTGATTGTCCATCACTCTGTAATTACGTGCAACCAGCTAGTTTATGCTTACATGGTGTAGCGATTTACACTTTGTGTCATCCGAATGGATCTCATCGATTTTTGGCATCTCATCTAAATCATTCTTGCTGAGGTGATAGACGAATCCACAGCCGAACGCGTCTCCGATAACATTTACAGAAGTTCGCAAACGATCTCTGCAAACTTGGAACCTTCTGGACATGACGCGATGGACGTGAACAGCTATAGTTCCAACTTACAGAAACCAGTCGATTGCTATTATGAGTGATATGTCGTTCACAGGAAGTCCGAGAGCTGTGAGCACGATCATCATTGTCACAAGTCCTGCACTTGGAATAGAAGCAGCACCAATAGATGCCAGCGTAGCAGTTAGGCTATAAAATCgcaattttgaataaaacatGACAAATCAACGACTAAACAAACCCTCCACACTACCTCACAGTTAGCAGTTGTCCAATGGATAGATGCATTCCATTGATTTGAGCGATGAAAATAGATGCGGTTGCCTCGTACAGTGCCGTACCATCCTTGAATAGCACAAAATatcgggggaaaaaaagaggaaattgcTATCCTCCCCCTCTCTCCCCTTCTCAAAGCAAATTCTATCCCAGAAAAATTGCACGAGATCAacttaaaaacaaaatcatcaccggagggagaaatggacaaaattgTGCCCCAGCCAGAGCAGTGAGAGGGGATTCTAATGCGCATAAACATGGCACAAAATATAAAGTTACAGAGATGTGAACAGAGGAATACTAGAGGAACGGAGCAACTTTAGCATGGCTATCAAGTACGCTTCCAGAAATCATTCGGGGTCTTTGGTAGTGCGTAAGGGCGCGTATGATTTGGGTCCTTGACTATTTGTGGACATTCATGCTCAACAGACacattttaaacaaaaataatggagCCAGGAATACGTCTTTCCGCCTGGAAATACGTCCTGAAAACAACAGCTCTGCCTGAGGACTTCTGACACTTTCTCTAAGCTCaacttgaagaatctgttACCATCACGGAGCTCCCCCTAGTAACTTTAAGCGAATACTCCTTCTGAGTtgcctatatgatcgtatttgcactacactggagtgcaaaatatgtccGGATAACAACGACGGTGATTGCACgggttcatgtgttgtttatatgatttcctgtgtgcagTGTGGTGGCGAatcataggagaaacagctagaccactatgcattcgaatcaaagaacacctggacggcaaaaggaaatcatgtgactccactgcattaggTGGTCATAGGGTacggcgtcataacggagaagattttgaagttaagatcacgattttggcgaaCCTAGTATTGCGGCGCgaggctctggaggctttttggatccactccaagggcccaaagatgaatcgcaaagaAGAATGCCTCTGCCGTATGCGGGAACTCGCCCCCTATTTAAGGCTgttatttgattgcgctagtcacttcacaacaggtatctagcagtggcagaatagtcagctgatcctaaggtacgacgttatcttctactggtagctatgaggcccaacagCAAACGcagaactttctttgttgggcggataaggcgtttgatcggattaatcacattcgatttcaccctttcagactctgaagaaggtgatattgccgaaacgccAGCCacaaataaaggattataacaacctcgtgtccgactctattgaagaaaacaattattgaagcatcAACATGctgaggtttatcgaaagtcgcacatggaaACTTTCTCTAAGAGCTTGAAATTCatgcctttctttttttctgactagaatcggaagcctagctaagagtaaaccactgctaagattcaccaccgtcttaaCTAAGTGTCGCagggtggctccctgatccatttGGACGACgactgtggtgaaagctaagctcgccgcgGTAGGGCTGCCTCGTTTGGGGAAAAGTTTTTTCGCCAGCATATTCACTACCCCAGTatcctgcacactgggccctgccgccTCAGCTGTCGGaaggtatggcgaccggtgagaggcggtcaaatctcaggttgcacAGGACGTTTCTGATtatggaccaaggcgacacccgaacgactcgccatggagactgtctcagactgtgtacttacaacgcgaaaacagtgtccacagacgctgacctcatgcccttctcggagctgcagagcgtaccAAATTTCAcctgattgctctgcaggagaccaaatGCTGAAGGTGcaacgtacgacagatgaatgacggtacactcctCATTCGGTGAGAGAAGGTTccatcgcgaaatgtaggaggtgttggttttgttgtgcacccatctgtcgtctattttgtcgattctcacgagatcctgtcacctcgtttggccattcttcgccctGCCCCTGCACTAAAAACCCAtcaacttcattttcattaacTGCTACTCActaacatcagcagctgatgaatccgaattgcaTGCGTTTTATGAAGAACTGGGGAAAGCAATCTGCAACAAAAACCGATCTTCTCCAAGTCCGATGTTGgggacttcaacgcaaaactaggaaaggttTTACAAGAGGAgtacaggatcggaagatttggactaccAGACCGAAacgaaaatggcaatcgtctcgctggACTCTTGTCCGTTGCTCGTCTCTTTTATTTGAACtctcttttcttgaagaaagatcatcgtcggtggacatgggaatcgcccaatggagCGACTcatgcggagatcgaccacataatcactaaccggaggtggtgtctacttgactcCTCAGTAGTAATAACCTTTGGAGTGCTTCTGATCACcttctccttcgtgcgaaaatacgacatagctacacgatggaaaagaacatctgctattagcaacgaaggagaaaagaaatcgtcTACGgtgattgcgtactcgagcaCTCTTTGTCTCAAGGTGACTGGTACTTCgtggaggacccaaacgtggactacgagacgctgctcagaggattacgagcctgcgCTGACCATGcgtcgaagccgcgcacgacaagcTTGgatcgaagaccaccaaggaattgttgaaaagaagaaggactttgaggcctgatccgaatgcatcgcacactgagcggttagtagctaacactagctgcagaaaagctttgcaggaggatcctttgaaatacaggcagaagaagattctgaagCAGCACAATGAAGAACGAGTCTGAGGAAGGGCCGCAGGGAAATGACGTTGCGGTCTCGCACCTTTTCTCGTCCTAAGGTAGAAATCATTActgagaggttctactcgaaccttttccgtttttccgTCCAACTCCTGTGTCACGCCCGATGATCCCCAATGGTGAATCTCCACCACGGATACTCCCTTCgaaagtacgagtcgctatcaagagaaTGAACCTTAGCACTGCCCTCGGACCTGGTTTTATATAAGCAGATATCTTCATtcaatcttagcagcgcacagacataccttcagaaagaaaggatcccaaaCAAGTGAAAGGCCTCGCGAACCTTCTTATTTATAAGAAAGTTGACCGAGATgtccttcggaactaccgtgcgatatgcttgctgagcgtgttatacaaagtattcaccaagatcatcctcacgcgcatatttaggacgctggatgaagcccagcctcaagaacaagctggattccatCACTAGTTCAGCTGCTTGGGCCAAATCCAGACCGTCTCGACAGTCATAGAGGTttccgggaataccgcctgccccttgctCTAACCTTCTTTGACTATGaaaaagccttcgacagcgtacaAACGAATCCGATACTGTCAgtgctggtcgatcaaggtgtggatgcgccgtatgtgaggacatgagccaattgctacgattgATGCACGACTAAGATACAGTTTTTCCACCACCCCCTCACCATAGTCACTGGAAAGGGattacgacaaggcgatactatatcgccgaagctgttcacagctgcattgcaatggataatgaaatcactttcctgggaagaaaggggcatacgtgtttatgagagatttctctcgaagcttcgttttgcggacgacatcgttctcatTTCGAGTAtcagtgaagcagaaacgatgctcaacgaattgaacggagcagagaagaaaatagcactgcgaataaacagaaggaAGACGCAGTTCATGAAGATCGCCTACTGCGAGGGCAAAGGAGTACAACTTGGAAGCTCCCAAAttgtggaaacttcgtcatacatatacctcggacgttctatgaatatggaaaacgacttgaaggaagaactgaatggaagaattagagcagcatgggcagcattcgcacccgtcagggaagctacggaccaactgatggaccaagatcttcgtgcccatctgttcgactcgacagttcttccagcgctctgttacgcagcagagacgtgggcagacattgctgccacgtctaggaaactacccacagagcccttgagagatgttcTGAAGTTCTGAAGTTGAAGTTTAACTGGCGCACACAACATCTAGCCGGGCTTCGCAGATTCGACTTGAGAacaatgtcccgtcttcgccaTCGAAATATATAGAAAACAAAGTATAGATGgaccggtcacattatgagaagaattgacggtagatggactaaaagaacgctagagtggatcccaagaggtGCTAACCGCcatcgagggagaccgccgacgaaatggggtgatgtgttcgctacacggatggaccagctgaaaGCTCAGTTgaatacggctcaaggacctcgtcaacgtcactcacgaaacttgagaacatcctCGATagcaatggcgagggaacgaaacgagggGAAGAGATTCTGAGGCCTGCatgtccagtgaagacgggccatctaagtgaGTAAGTTGGTCAACTTCTTCACTCATTCTCTTCAGTACACAGGAAGTGTACAACTCGTGTCATGGTAGAAACTTTATCCATGATCCTAGGTCACATCTTCAGCGTATATGATCTTGATGAGTACTATATGATGCTGATCGTTGTGGTCTCGGACAGTGAAAAGAAGTACTGGCGACTGTCATTTCAAAAATCCTCAACACCAGTTTAGTGTCAGATCTCAACCTTACTACTACCATATAGTCGTAGAAGCATTatttagaaatagaataatatcTCGGCTTGCTCAATCAAACGAGCGGTTGTAGACGTCAGGTCGTAGTATCGAAGTTGAATCGTAGTGCGACAACCATTAGAAAGATACCATTGTAAGGACCGTGACATCCATATTAGGAGATAAATCAAGCAAATAAGAAAAGTCTATCAGATTTAGAGAAggatttaggaagaaataatattGTGATAATGTTAAAAGGACAGAAATTGATGTCAATCATATGTTGGCTATACTGCAGTGGGCACAACAGACTAGTCTCTTGCAGTCGAAacgttatggaaaaaaaacaaatagttttgACCAAATCAATAGCTCCCAGAGAAGATAAACAATGGTGTGAGATTTGTTTCCAACGGTGGTGCGTACACCTTCGGATGGTTTAAAGCCTTCTAATTTCCGAAGGTCGAGATACGTATCGATGCTGAAGTAAAATAAGAGTTGAAATTGCTCACCATATTCACCATAGCACCTACGGGAAGCACAAACTTCGTGACTCGGCTATCGATTTCCAATTTATGTAGACAGCGAAATGTCACAGGGAGTGATGCAGCACTTAAATACAGTAGTTTTTGACACAAAAAACCTCTCAAAAACGTTGTACAACTGATTTACACTACGAATAAGCCGAAACATTGTGTCGCAAGCTTGCACTTACTCAGTTAGTATTCCATAATTTTCGCAAGACAAAGGTACGGTAGGCACAACATCAGCATTTTTCGGTTGGTAGAATGCTATTACCTTGAGGCTGTTCCCAGTGCTGTGAGAACTGCTTGTCCAAGTCCGCGGAGAAAAGTGTAGGGGTTCTGACGAGTgccaagaaaataaatgagtggTAAAGTACAGAAACATTGAATAGCCAGTCCTGCAACCATACGAGTTGTAGTTTATAAGGAAGCCATACTTGTGGCAACAGAGTTGAGATCCTACTTCAGGTAATTGAAGCTCACTTAAAAGTGTCCTCAAAACTTATAAAGAAAGCATTTCAAATGAAGTTAGTTACCCAACACCACCGTCACTATGAACATAGCCAATGTTTGAGCGGTCGCTAGTAAATCGTACACCTCTAACATCTTTTGTGCGATCAATGATGGAATTCCGATAGGTCCAAACCTGAGAACGCAATCTTCTTAGTGTAAGGAATGTAGTACTGTTTTCTGTAGCTAATCACCACATAATGTAAAGGACAACTCTTGTGATGACAATATCCAATGCGATAAAAAATTCTGCAAGAGGCCGAGCAGGTTTTCCAAGCCGTGAAATGACTACACCAATCACGATGCAGAAGACGATAAGACCTTAATCATTTTTTAGAGTTGCGAATACACTAGTACAAGACTTCTTAATCGTCTTTACTCACCAAGAACATTCATCCCATCTGAGTAAACCAAGTAAGCCTTTTCAGCATTCGGCTCACTTGAAATGTTGGTGGAAACATAAatcgttttttgttgttgaaaggTGGATCGAATTATGTTCTCAGGCACCATATTTCTGCACGAAGggaaaagatttttcaagaatttggtCTTTTCATCTTGTTCAATATCTCACCGAAATAAATCAAGAAACTTGTCAACTGCTGCAACTTTGCCGCTGACATCGCCATCCATATTACTCCTTTCCCCCTTAATTCGTGGATCTCCTGGATGCAGCAGCATCACAACAATGATTCCTAGcttaatgaaaagaagaatgaacaCCACGAACACAATTTTGTTTGCTGCGGAAATATGCGAAGTCAGTTGGCTTACCAAAACGGCATGAGTTGTTGTAAGGACATAGTACATGAGTGCTCTTCGACCGACTTTCTTCGACGTACGGCTATCCAGTTGAGATAGTCCTCAATTTTGATTACTTATATGATAACTGAAGACTGGATAAACTAATTTTTGATCGCCGAAAAGCTGCTTCTTTTCTAATCTTCACACCCAAAACAGTCTTCAGAAACTGTTTTGGGCGTGAAGATTAGAAAAGAAGCAGCTTTTCGGCAGCTCTCATCATACAAGAAGTGGAAATTACAATATTGGAGGACGTGGAACTTAGTCCTGTACTAGTCCATCAAGAATTGTGATGGCAACTTCACACAGTCCGGAATTTCAGTATACTAATCAATTATTTGCAAATTGCCATCATCAAGCTGCCTCACTGTATAATCTAATGAATGTatgtaataaatagaaattggttgccctattattattattgaaatcaaaaacctCTAGGAATTAGAGATGCAAATTTGAGTTTTCTAAACCGGAGATTGGATCTTGAAATCGGATTTCAAACTGGAGTTGGAGTTTTCTAGCGTTTTACAAGTGAATACACCCCAATCAAGAGGGGTTAATTGGTGtaaaatctcttttcttttgcttccaTTCAAATCTGGGATCCACCTAAGAGTTCTCCGCAAGCCAAAACCAGTTACCAAAAGAGAAGACTTGAAATCATAAATATTTGTGGAAGCAGTTCCAGGATCCTTAGGAGATTGACATCCTAGATCGGGCGCATGCATCATCCGTTTCAGATATCCCATATCCATAATACTCCTTCTAATAGTTTGCAGTGTTCGCTGCTCTCGCCTTCATCGATCGATagaaattatagaaattaTTAACAGTGGTGACATTccctgtaaaattagaatttttgcgCTATGCAGTCTGCTTCTGGAATTGCTAGTTAAGATATATTCGTGCAGTCGTCCATCTGAGATCATACTATATTCTCACAATCCTTGACCTAACCTTGTCCATCATGTACTTCTTTCACCGATACATCGGTACCACGCCCAGAGGAAATCGATTTCGTTACACATAATGGAGTAAGTCCCAGTATAATTTGCTGCATATTGTCGTGTCAGAGTTTTTCCTTCATATCGGCTACATCAACAGAGAGAAAATATTGCTTCTAGATGAGGATCACTGTGTAAGCTGTAGGCATTCACGATTATTCAAGTTCTTTACGTCATGTTATTTCGCAAAACTATCTGATAAGACGCGGTTCACTTGAATATGCCTTGTCAGAACTTGAACATTCCACAAATATCCTAGACGGAATCCTCATTGTCATGAAGAGGCATAACTTCGACTATAGCTTCCTACTTCTCGAGTCCATTTCACCTAATTTGGTTCGCCATGTAACACCTCACCCAACAGGTGCAGTGCAGAACAGGACTTATGCGCCCGTTTCTAGATTGTTTTCAGGCGTCGAAATAAAACTCCAAAAAGGCTTAATAGTGTTTTTCGGTTTGTTTTTTCAATGCGTATGTCAATGGATTTCTTTTGTGAAGGACTTTGCGCCGTAATAAGTTTGGCAGTCGCAGAAAAGCGGTGTAGACCTACCTTACCGAATGGAGTATACGTGATGTAATTTCTATAGAGTTGAGGACGAAGCGTATACGCAGTTATCATCTTGAGCCACCACACTCATGGTTTTACACTTCACTGATTGGTTTCTCGTCCTAAGTGTTGAAGAATATCCAAAGCAAAATGGCGAATGCaaaatcaaacaatttttaGTCTTTTATATCTTCTCGAGTAAAGTCTCCTTTGGGTTAAGGCCATGAAACTTGCTTTATGCCGATCTAGGTTGTACGTGGACAATAGCATCAGCAGTGCGAAAGCTTATGATGGTTGAAAACGGACAGTAGCCCAATGGAAATTAAGAAGGTGAGACTCGAAAGTTTTGCCAATCTAGCGCCATAATTCAGAGTAGCAGcgttctttcaattttcttgcTTGTTTCATGTTCCAATCTGTTCTGTTGGTTTCATGATCTACTGAAATGGTCCCAATATATTCTAGGTGATGGGCTTTGAATGCGAGTTGATCACTGCTGTGGTATACCGTATCCCTTTCCCCTCCGAAACTGACGGAGCGGCCGACTGGGTTCGAAAGAGCCACGTCTAGAGGACACGGGTAGGGACCTACCTACTGGGCACCGCACGGACGTCATACAGAGGACAACGCCTTCGATGCTAAGGACAACAACGCCAACCACGAACCCCGCATGGATACTCCAGATGGAAGCGATCACTACGTGACGCTTTTTGGTAGCAGTTAGTAGTTCATCCCTCGCGGTTTCGTGAGCTCTAGACACGCGCGTTGGGTAGCGTGTTCTCCCCCCTATGCTTTTTGTACCCAATGTGGTTTTTGCTTGTATTTATATGCTTCGTTTGTTGTGGTTAGATCGTACGCATGGAGTGCGCACCTAATGATGATGATCAGCGAGGCACAACACTACGTGTATCGGttacttctttctttgtaTTGGTTACTTTTTGTGAAAAAGGTTAATAGtccaaaaaataggaaaagtgtaataaaaaaagaaaaaagtataaaagttGGAAAGAGGGACTCGGCGTGAGTATAAAACACTGTGCTGAGAAGGGTCTCCCCCGGGAGTCTCTGTTTTACCAGTGCGAGGATGCTGCTCAGAACAGAACGAGTCGCAGTTGAGATATGGAATAGAGACGTATTCCAGTACAGTAGTCGTGGTCATTTTAAGTTGAGTCGTTGCAGCGTTGTGTGAAGTAGTACAGAAGGGAGCCGGTAGGGCAGCAAGGCTGGTTTACCTTTAATGAGATGTTGATGAGAAGAGTTGAGAAGGATCGAGGTAAGTGGCGCCAGGGTTAGGAGGTATCGTGGATGAGGACAGAAGTTGTGATGTCCGCATAGTGGCCAGGGTTCGATGTTTTAGCCTGTGCGCTTCAGCTGGGAAGTTGACCGCGAAGTGCGAGGGCCCGCTTGGCCATACCTGGAGTGTTGTGTGGATTGTGAGGTTGGCCGGTACGGCCAGGAGTTGAGATTAGTGTTATGTCATGGTCATTTGGCGGTGAGTTATTTAGTTTATATTGCTTGTTTTGAATGTTTGTGAGACTCGTATTCTAGAGATTTGCTTTCCTGGCTTGTGTTTAAGCTCTCTGGATAATGGTGTACGCTCTGCTTTGGGTGATTTTGTTTGCTAATACTTGTCGATCATTTCCTGTCTCTTTCTGTGCCTTCATTCGGCGTTTCTTCTGTCGGGCTGGCTAATTCTTTTATGGTTCCGAAATCCGTgcgttttgattttgaaatagAGTATTGCGAAAGCTTACGTGGCTGATTTGGACGCGGGCAAAGCCAGTCGAAACCCGCCAACGTGAATTTTCAGGTGGGATTACAGAAAACTTATGCGCCACTTTGCTCATGAACATTGCACAACTCACGAGGTAAACCCTGCGCAGCCTCATCAttccatttaaaggcatcacctcacgaatctggggtggtacggatttcaggtccCTAGTatggcttctgttgcaatgcacAACGTTTGTCCCCCGCCCCGcctgcaattcgtcgaaaacctaTTCGGTCGAATTATAGGCGGGGGCGtgagggtggcgcgctgcaatagaggacgtcgtaagaaacagtgttCCGGGATcttccgtttacactgatacagggagagatgaacggaatcaccctctttcatTCTCGAATCATTCTGATATTCTTCGCCATTGGCTTGCTGTTATTCCTTTGCTAAAGCTTATCCATTATATCCCGTTATTATTAGTTCTCTTCGCGTATTCATTATTTCCAgcttcttgtttttcatgttgtttttcctCTCTAGCCCTCTGATTACTATGCTCGGCATAGTGTCTTTATCTTAAAGTTTATTTCGTATAGTTCACGTGGAATTTTAGCTTTGTCTCACCCCTTTTAATGCAGTAATGCATAAATGTTTCATTTGCTGAATAGCTCTGAATTCTTCGTGAACTCTTATCCTTTCGGAGTCATATTTACAGAAACATCTCTCTCggattcattttcattttaaagctGTATTTCTTATGCGATCGTGGATCTCTCCAAGCTCGGACGTTCGTTGATGGTCTCCGTGATTCATCTCGTGCgtgtatttaaaggcattaccccactaatctgagatggtacggatttcaggtggagtattcgtatacggggtcgtagattatggaggggtgggggtggctccgctcatctctccctgcatcactgcaaacaaccgCCTCCAGATCTCTGTTCTGTACGATGCGATCTATTGCAACGTGCCACCGATGTGCCTCGAGTGAGGGGAGCCGagctcctccccataatctacgaccatatatatatatatatatatatatatatatatatatatatatatatatatatccatatacgaatactccacctgaaatctgtaccacctcagatttgtggggtggtgcctttgaTGCTATCTTCTCGTGATGTCACGCACCAGTCACGCGGTCTGTATTCTGATTCAAGAGTGGTTGCCTCGATATCCAGATCATATTCTTTCATATACCAACACTACCGAGGGGCACGCCGTACTTTGCAGGCGCTCAGCCACCACGTGGGAAAGGGTGCAAAGACACTTGGGATGCTACTGCCTTGGCCATCACGGAGGTATGGAACGACGCCGGGATTGCCATCAGTTCCCTGACAACAGCCACAGCGCGCAGGGAAAGGTGCATATTGTTAGGTATCCACTGCTCTTGCGGCAACTTATCCTCAGGGGAAATTACTTGCAACGGTGAGCGTTAATTACGTTACGCCTTATGTCCCGCCCATCACCTTGTTCAACAACGTCCCTAATCGCCtaaggtgcgaaacatgcctcgcaggggCACACTACCTCTGCTACTGCTTTTGTAATGAGTATCGATCGTTTACGCGTAGAGATATATCAAACGACTGCACACGAAATGccagaaataggaaataaaagtGTATTTTATTTGGGTAAAACAAACAAGTCGGAAATTTTAAATCTCAAAAAGATAAGGAGGAAAGATAGAGAATCCGCACAAATgctgtcaaa
This is a stretch of genomic DNA from Necator americanus strain Aroian chromosome II, whole genome shotgun sequence. It encodes these proteins:
- a CDS encoding hypothetical protein (NECATOR_CHRII.G6829.T3); the encoded protein is MYYVLTTTHAVLGERSNMDGDVSGKVAAVDKFLDLFRNMVPENIIRSTFQQQKTIYVSTNISSEPNAEKAYLVYSDGMNVLGLIVFCIVIGVVISRLGKPARPLAEFFIALDIVITRVVLYIMWFGPIGIPSLIAQKMLEVYDLLATAQTLAMFIVTVVLGLAIQCFCTLPLIYFLGTRQNPYTFLRGLGQAVLTALGTASSAASLPVTFRCLHKLEIDSRVTKFVLPVGAMVNMDGTALYEATASIFIAQINGMHLSIGQLLTVSLTATLASIGAASIPSAGLVTMMIVLTALGLPVNDISLIIAIDWFLDRLRTSVNVIGDAFGCGFVYHLSKNDLDEMPKIDEIHSDDTKCKSLHHADYMDVEDGKKDDIVANTVDSS
- a CDS encoding hypothetical protein (NECATOR_CHRII.G6829.T2), which produces MYYVLTTTHAVLLGIIVVMLLHPGDPRIKGERSNMDGDVSGKVAAVDKFLDLFRNMVPENIIRSTFQQQKTIYVSTNISSEPNAEKAYLVYSDGMNVLGLIVFCIVIGVVISRLGKPARPLAEFFIALDIVITRVVLYIMWFGPIGIPSLIAQKMLEVYDLLATAQTLAMFIVTVVLGLAIQCFCTLPLIYFLGTRQNPYTFLRGLGQAVLTALGTASSAASLPVTFRCLHKLEIDSRVTKFVLPVGAMVNMDGTALYEATASIFIAQINGMHLSIGQLLTVSLTATLASIGAASIPSAGLVTMMIVLTALGLPVNDISLIIAIDWFLDRLRTSVNVIGDAFGCGFVYHLSKNDLDEMPKIDEIHSDDTKCKSLHHADYMDVEDGKKDDIVANTVDSS
- a CDS encoding hypothetical protein (NECATOR_CHRII.G6829.T1), which codes for MQQIILGLTPLCVTKSISSGRGTDVSVKEVHDGQGLSQLDSRTSKKVGRRALMYYVLTTTHAVLLGIIVVMLLHPGDPRIKGERSNMDGDVSGKVAAVDKFLDLFRNMVPENIIRSTFQQQKTIYVSTNISSEPNAEKAYLVYSDGMNVLGLIVFCIVIGVVISRLGKPARPLAEFFIALDIVITRVVLYIMWFGPIGIPSLIAQKMLEVYDLLATAQTLAMFIVTVVLGLAIQCFCTLPLIYFLGTRQNPYTFLRGLGQAVLTALGTASSAASLPVTFRCLHKLEIDSRVTKFVLPVGAMVNMDGTALYEATASIFIAQINGMHLSIGQLLTVSLTATLASIGAASIPSAGLVTMMIVLTALGLPVNDISLIIAIDWFLDRLRTSVNVIGDAFGCGFVYHLSKNDLDEMPKIDEIHSDDTKCKSLHHADYMDVEDGKKDDIVANTVDSS